The following are encoded in a window of Megalops cyprinoides isolate fMegCyp1 chromosome 16, fMegCyp1.pri, whole genome shotgun sequence genomic DNA:
- the LOC118790681 gene encoding uncharacterized protein LOC118790681, with protein MPGSKSDQCERSSGAGSPTQSCVYKLPKRNLSLSDAGTYYCAVATYVTQTERIVQPDLLVTAELGDDVTLQCFYPRDQTSYLSWYKQTVGQNPELISSSYKHSQDVLFYNGFKDSPRFTVHGGEGRNHLTISNLQPSDSAMYYCGRTQVNKLEFEKGIFLILKGSKSKNRTVVQQPVSEPVQPGDSVTLQCTIDTETCAGEHSVYWFRRGSGESSPGVIYTHGNSSDQCERSSGAGSPTQSCVYKLPKRNLSPTDSGTYYCAVATCGEILFGNGTKLELGKQHC; from the exons ATGCCCGGAAGCAAGAGTGATCAGTGTGAGAGGAGCTCTGGGGCTGGGTCTCctacacagagctgtgtctaCAAGCTCCCCAAGAGGAACCTCAGCCTCTCTGATGCTGGGACTTACTACTGTGCTGTGGCCACCT ATGTGACACAAACTGAAAGAATCGTTCAGCCAGATCTCCTGGTGACGGCTGAGCTGGGAGACGATGTCACTCTGCAGTGCTTCTATCCCAGAGATCAAACCTCTTACTTATCATGGTACAAGCAAACGGTGGGACAGAATCCTGAGCTCATATCATCATCATATAAACACAGTCAGGATGTTCTCTTTTATAATGGGTTTAAAGATAGCCCACGCTTCACAGTTCATGGTGGAGAAGGAAGGAACCATCTGACCATCTCAAATCTGCAACCCTCAGACTCAGCGATGTATTACTGTGGAAGAACACAAGTAAATAAACTGGAATTTGAAAAAGGAATATTTCTAATCCTAAAAG GTTCAAAGTCAAAAAATAGGACAGTAGTGCAGCAGCCCGTGTCTGAGCCAGTGCAGCCAGgagactctgtgactctgcagtgTACAATAGACACTGAGACCTGTGCAGGAGAACACAGTGTGTACTGGTTCAGACGGGGCTCAGGAGAGTCCTCTCCAGGAGTCATTTACacccatggaaacagcagtgaTCAGTGTGAGAGGAGCTCAGGGGCTGGGTCTCctacacagagctgtgtctaCAAGCTCCCCAAGAGGAACCTCAGCCCCACTGATTCTGGGACTTACTACTGTGCTGTGGCCACCTGTGGGGAAATCCTGTTTGGGAACGGGACCAAACTGGAATTAGGTAAGCAACACTGTTAA
- the LOC118790682 gene encoding immunoglobulin superfamily member 3-like has protein sequence MKRGDETDTTLAKFIAQPNQVVAAQLGDTVTLPCFCPEEDVSSVAWFKQAVGQKPQLIATSRNYVTEAIFFNEFKDSKRHSGQKKHGFFNLTVSQTQPSDSARYYCSATFMNEIEFGEGILLILLGSEPNSRTVVQQSVSEPVQPGDSVTLQCTIDTETCAGEHSVYWFRQGSGESSPGVIYTHGNSSDQCERSSGAGSSTQSCVYKLPKRNLSLSDSGTYYCAVATCGEILFGNGTKLNIEGEKNTPLPLLPLCLAMALALSMVTIAVLLFTRNRRKDCEHCRGERCYAVRMRRDSENCAVRGVTQ, from the exons Atgaagcgcggggacgagacag ACACCACCCTTGCAAAGTTCATAGCTCAGCCGAATCAGGTGGTGGCAGCTCAGCTTGGAGACACCGTCACTCTCCCCTGCTTCTGTCCCGAAGAGGACGTGTCCTCGGTCGCCTGGTTCAAGCAAGCTGTCGGACAGAAGCCTCAGCTCATTGCAACATCACGGAATTATGTTACAGAGGCCATATTCTTCAATGAATTTAAAGACAGCAAACGGCACAGTGGACAGAAAAAACACGGGTTCTTTAACCTGACGgtctcacaaacacagccatcaGATTCTGCAAGGTACTACTGCTCAGCGACGTTCATGAATGAGATCGAGTTTGGAGAAGGAATCCTTTTAATACTGCTGG GTTCAGAGCCTAACAGCAGGACAGTAGTGCAGCAGTCCGTGTCTGAGCCGGTGCAGCCAGgagactctgtgactctgcagtgTACAATAGACACTGAGACCTGTGCAGGAGAGCACAGTGTGTACTGGTTCAGACAGGGCTCAGGAGAGTCCTCTCCAGGAGTCATTTACacccatggaaacagcagtgaTCAGTGTGAGAGGAGCTCTGGGGCTGGGTCTTctacacagagctgtgtctaCAAGCTCCCCAAGAGGAACCTCAGCCTCTCTGATTCTGGGACTTACTACTGTGCTGTGGCCACCTGTGGGGAGATCCTGTTTGGGAACGGGACCAAGCTGAATATTGAGG GTGAGAAAAACACGCctcttccccttcttcctctctgcctggcGATGGCACTGGCTCTCAGCATGGTCACCATTGCTGTGCTTCTCTTCACTCGGAACAGGAGAAAGGACTGTGAGCATTGCCGAGGTGAGAGGTGTTACGCAGTGAGGATGAGGAGAGACTCTGAGAACTGCGCAGTCAGAGGTGTTACGCAGTGA